The following proteins are co-located in the Armatimonadota bacterium genome:
- a CDS encoding D-cysteine desulfhydrase family protein: MNAVDTGKLYSFPRISFACAPTPLESLKRLGEAIGVRNLWVKRDDLTGLAGGGNKARKLEYLVADAMAKGCDHLVTTGGRQSNHARMTAAAANKCGLGCTLVFGDPDPGNRAGNLILDEVLGAELVFLGEANLKEMHAGVDREMERLRASGKKPYAIPVGGSVPMGELGYLNASREFAEQAAGLDIDTAVLAVGSAGTSAGLLLGLKMFAPKVRVQGVSVSRSLDRLGTLIADMANEIADLIEVETRVSGADYDVSDQYVGPGYGVPSEKGLAAMRLAARTEGLLLDPVYTGKAMSGLIGLAEEGRFANSAGVVFWHTGGLPALFAFEKEILAG; the protein is encoded by the coding sequence ATGAACGCTGTTGATACAGGCAAGCTCTACTCCTTCCCGCGTATCTCATTCGCCTGCGCTCCGACGCCGCTGGAATCCCTCAAGCGCCTTGGCGAGGCCATCGGGGTCAGAAACCTCTGGGTGAAACGCGATGATCTCACCGGGCTCGCCGGCGGCGGCAACAAAGCCCGGAAACTCGAATACCTTGTCGCAGACGCCATGGCGAAGGGATGCGACCACCTGGTGACCACCGGCGGACGCCAGAGCAATCACGCCCGCATGACCGCCGCCGCGGCAAACAAATGCGGTCTCGGCTGCACGCTGGTGTTCGGCGACCCGGATCCCGGAAATCGCGCGGGCAACCTCATCCTGGATGAGGTGTTGGGCGCGGAACTGGTCTTCTTGGGGGAGGCGAACCTCAAGGAGATGCATGCCGGCGTCGATCGCGAGATGGAACGCCTCCGGGCCTCGGGCAAAAAGCCGTACGCTATCCCCGTGGGCGGCAGCGTCCCGATGGGTGAGTTGGGCTATCTCAATGCGTCGCGGGAGTTCGCGGAACAGGCGGCTGGTCTGGACATCGATACCGCCGTGCTGGCCGTTGGAAGCGCTGGTACGTCTGCCGGGCTGCTTCTGGGCCTCAAGATGTTCGCGCCCAAAGTGCGAGTCCAGGGCGTAAGCGTCAGCCGGTCCCTGGACCGCCTCGGAACGCTCATCGCGGACATGGCCAACGAGATCGCCGACTTGATCGAGGTGGAGACCCGCGTCAGCGGCGCCGATTACGACGTTTCCGACCAGTACGTTGGGCCGGGCTACGGAGTTCCGTCCGAAAAGGGGCTGGCGGCGATGCGGCTGGCCGCGCGTACGGAAGGACTGCTCCTGGATCCAGTTTACACCGGAAAAGCCATGTCCGGCCTTATCGGGCTGGCGGAGGAAGGCCGGTTTGCGAACTCGGCGGGCGTCGTCTTCTGGCACACGGGCGGCCTTCCAGCCCTGTTCGCCTTTGAGAAGGAAATCCTGGCCGGCTGA
- a CDS encoding nucleotidyltransferase family protein gives MPTPLKIEVSVLISSCYLGEEPPALPPGLPDHHLLLRLAVFHRVASLVHENAKRLDLSADSAEAFKAAAMATLHRNLQFAAELKIALAALAAANVPVILLKGAQLMDAVYHNLALRPLSDLDLLVQPQDASQAVHALRDAGYVPDARKAAFGLAADREIRLDKSGVHDVTIELHTDLNRPTRHHWFPVDEFWERSEEYPFEGVPARALSPADNMAFLCAHAVPHAFSQLIWLRDIAGLLPMVPGGFAETAHRSRARRAVFAGVWLASTLLGAKVDEEELRQLGGADARAMQTWLTPERIYGSTHYSTVDSLKFRAALSDTAADAASIVGAGAVRRVGEFRRGLSSKKQI, from the coding sequence ATGCCAACGCCGCTTAAAATCGAGGTGAGCGTTCTCATCTCTTCGTGCTACCTGGGCGAGGAGCCTCCTGCCCTGCCGCCAGGCCTCCCCGACCATCATCTGCTGCTTCGCCTCGCGGTGTTCCACCGCGTGGCGTCGCTTGTGCATGAGAACGCGAAGCGGTTGGACCTGTCGGCCGATTCCGCCGAAGCCTTCAAAGCCGCGGCGATGGCGACGCTTCATCGAAACCTGCAGTTCGCCGCCGAGTTGAAGATCGCGCTGGCCGCTCTCGCTGCGGCCAACGTGCCGGTCATTCTCCTGAAGGGCGCGCAACTGATGGACGCCGTTTACCACAATCTGGCGCTGCGTCCGCTCAGCGATCTCGACCTCCTCGTGCAGCCACAGGATGCGTCCCAGGCGGTACACGCATTGCGCGATGCCGGGTATGTGCCGGATGCCAGGAAAGCCGCGTTCGGCCTCGCCGCGGATCGTGAGATACGTTTGGACAAATCGGGCGTTCACGATGTGACCATCGAACTGCACACGGATTTGAACCGCCCGACGCGCCACCACTGGTTCCCGGTGGACGAGTTCTGGGAGCGGTCGGAGGAGTATCCGTTCGAGGGGGTTCCGGCGAGAGCACTGAGCCCGGCGGACAACATGGCTTTCCTGTGCGCGCACGCGGTGCCGCACGCGTTCTCGCAATTGATATGGCTGCGTGACATCGCCGGCCTCCTCCCGATGGTGCCGGGCGGATTCGCCGAGACGGCGCACCGTTCTCGGGCTCGCCGGGCCGTGTTCGCCGGCGTCTGGCTGGCATCGACATTGCTGGGTGCTAAAGTCGATGAGGAGGAACTGCGGCAGCTTGGCGGCGCGGATGCCAGGGCGATGCAGACCTGGCTTACGCCGGAGCGGATTTATGGCTCAACCCACTATTCCACGGTCGATTCGCTGAAGTTTCGCGCGGCGCTTTCGGATACGGCCGCGGATGCGGCGTCGATTGTAGGCGCCGGCGCCGTCCGCAGGGTAGGCGAGTTTCGCCGCGGGCTTTCCTCCAAGAAACAGATTTAA
- the gmd gene encoding GDP-mannose 4,6-dehydratase, producing MPNALITGITGQDGSYLAELLLEKGYTVFGMVRRSSTESFERIEHLRDRITLLQADLLDEFSLVEALQKSQPAEVYNLAAQSFVPTSWVQPVLTGEFTAMGVTRLLEAVRYNDRKIKFYQASSSEMFGKVREVPQNEHTPFYPRSPYGVAKVYGHFITVNYRESYNLFACSGILFNHESPRRGLEFVTRKVTDGAARIKLGLAGEVRMGNLDAKRDWGYAGDYVKAMWLMLQQDKPDDYVVATGQTHSVEYLVETAFKHLGLTWQDHVVVDPAFIRPAEVDLLIGDPAKAHSKLGWKPEVSFEELVAMMVEADLKRLTDGAGGKG from the coding sequence ATGCCAAACGCATTGATTACAGGTATTACGGGGCAGGACGGTTCGTATCTCGCGGAACTGCTGCTGGAGAAAGGCTACACGGTATTCGGGATGGTCCGGCGCTCCAGCACCGAGAGCTTCGAGCGCATCGAGCACCTTCGGGACAGGATTACCCTTCTGCAGGCGGACCTGCTTGATGAGTTCTCGCTGGTGGAGGCGCTGCAGAAATCGCAGCCCGCCGAAGTGTACAACCTCGCCGCACAGTCATTCGTGCCAACCAGCTGGGTTCAACCAGTGCTCACCGGCGAGTTTACCGCGATGGGCGTCACCCGGCTTCTGGAGGCGGTGCGCTACAACGACCGCAAGATCAAATTCTATCAGGCGAGTTCCAGCGAGATGTTCGGCAAGGTCCGAGAGGTGCCTCAGAACGAGCACACGCCGTTCTACCCGCGCAGCCCGTATGGAGTGGCCAAAGTCTACGGCCATTTTATCACCGTCAATTACCGTGAGAGTTACAACCTGTTCGCGTGCAGCGGCATCCTGTTCAATCACGAATCACCGCGCCGCGGCCTCGAGTTTGTAACGCGAAAAGTCACCGATGGAGCCGCCCGCATCAAACTCGGCCTGGCCGGAGAAGTGCGCATGGGCAACCTGGACGCGAAGCGGGACTGGGGCTATGCCGGCGACTACGTGAAGGCCATGTGGCTGATGCTCCAGCAGGACAAGCCCGATGACTACGTGGTGGCGACCGGGCAAACTCACAGCGTGGAATACCTGGTGGAAACGGCGTTCAAGCACCTCGGACTCACGTGGCAGGATCACGTGGTGGTGGACCCGGCCTTCATCCGTCCGGCGGAAGTGGACCTGCTGATTGGCGATCCGGCGAAGGCGCACAGCAAGCTTGGCTGGAAGCCGGAGGTGAGCTTCGAGGAACTCGTGGCGATGATGGTCGAGGCCGATCTCAAGCGCCTCACCGATGGCGCCGGGGGAAAAGGATAG
- a CDS encoding CoA-binding protein codes for MDISTLIKTAETIAVVGLSDNPERSSYGVAAYLQDAGFRIIPVNPGISEWKGIPAVASLTDIAGHVDIVDVFRRAEFVPQIAEEAIAIGATALWLQQSIRHEEAASRAQAAGLFVVQDRCLALEHSKLRDR; via the coding sequence ATGGACATCTCAACGCTCATAAAGACCGCGGAGACGATTGCCGTGGTTGGCCTCTCCGATAACCCGGAGAGGTCATCCTATGGCGTGGCCGCTTACCTTCAAGATGCCGGTTTCCGGATCATCCCCGTCAACCCGGGCATTTCGGAGTGGAAAGGCATCCCGGCGGTCGCGTCGCTGACGGACATCGCGGGCCATGTGGACATTGTGGATGTCTTCCGGCGCGCGGAGTTTGTGCCGCAGATTGCGGAAGAAGCGATCGCCATAGGGGCGACCGCTTTGTGGCTCCAGCAGAGCATTCGCCATGAGGAAGCGGCCTCGCGGGCGCAAGCGGCCGGGCTGTTTGTGGTCCAGGATCGCTGCCTCGCGCTGGAGCATTCAAAACTCAGGGATCGATAG